The genomic region GCGCGTCCCCGGCCCCTCCCGGCTCGGCGCGTCCCCGGCCCCTCCCGGCTCGGCGAGACACGGATCCGGACAGATGACCCTCAGGAGGGCGCTCGTCCGAGCATGGATCGCGCCCGATCGCGAAACATCGTCTGCTCGTGCGTGGCCGCTGGAACCCGGCGATCGTTCGAGTGCCAGATGTGCGCCTGAAGCGACATCTGACACGATGCCCCGGACCAACGCCCGCCTGACGAGCAGATGGCGGAATCGGAAGGGCGGCGAGGGCCGTGCGAGGGCGGACACCCGGCCCGGCGCATCGGCGCGAGGCTCCGGCCGTCGGTTCGACCGAACATCGGCCGTCAGCGACACGTAGCATCTGACCACGCGCCCGGCCACGGGCCCGGCTCCGGCTCGCGCCTCATGCTCGCGGGCCACGCATCCGACCCCGACCCCGACCCCCCATCCCGACACCTGACGGGTCACAGACATTGCGAGGGACAGCCCGATGAGCGATCACAGCCACGACGCCAGGCATCCGCGACTCGCGGAGCTCGAGGCGATGGTCCGCGATGGACGGATTGACACCCTCATCGTCGCGATCACGGACATGCAGGGCCGGCTCATGGGCAAACGCGTCCAGGCGCAGGCGTTCCTCGACGGCGTCATCGACCACGGCGCCCACTTCTGCACCTACCTGCTCGGCACGGACATGGAAATGAACACACCGGACGGGTTCGCCCTCATGAACTGGGAGACCGGCTACGGCGACTGGGTCGCGAGCCCGGTCTGGGACACGCTCCGGATCCTGCCCTGGCTCGAGAAGACGGCTCTCGTGCTCGGTGACGCGACGGACGAGGAGACCCAGGCCGAGATCCCGATCGCACCGCGGACCATCCTCAAGCGGCAGGTCGACCTCGCCGCGAAGGCGGGCTTCGCGGTCAAGGCCGGCTCGGAATTCGAGTACTACGTCCTCAAGGAATCGTGGGAGGAATCCAACCGCCGCGGCTGGGGCATCCCGGAGCGATTCGGCTACTACAACGAGGACTACCACCTGCTCCAGGCGACGAAGGCGGAACCACTGCACCGGCTCCTCCGCAACCAGATGACGGAGGCACGGATCCCGATCGAGTTCAGCAAGGGTGAGGCCGCGCCGGGCCAGCACGAGGTGAACATCCGCTACGACCACGTCCTCGAGTCGGCGGACCGGAGTGTCATCTTCAAGCACGGGGCGAAGGAGATCGCCTACCTCAACGGCTGGGGCATCACGTTCATGGCGAAGCCGGACGCGTCGTGGACTGGCTCGTCCGGTCATCTCCACATGAGCCTCTGGGACGAACCGGGCGCGCACTCCCTCACCCACGATCCCGCGGCCGGCCTGCCATACGGCATGTCGAAGGTGTTCAGCCACTTCGTCGCCGGGATGATGCGGCTGTCCCGCGAGCTGGCGATCTTCATCGCCCCGAACATCAACTCATACAAGCGCTACGCATCGCTCTCGTGGGCGCCCGTCAACGTCGTCTGGGGTCGCGACAACCGGACGACCGGGTTCCGGGTGGTCGGCCACGGCGACGCGCTCCATGTCGAGGACCGCTTCCCCGGGGGCGACATGAACGCCTATCTGACGTACGCGGCGATGGTCGGTGCCGGGCTCTACGGCATCGAGCACGAGCTGCCGCTCGAACCCGAGTTCAAGGGCAACGGGTACCTCGCGACCGGCCACCCGCGGATGCCGCGGGCCCTCTACGAGGCGATCCCGGAGCTCGAGCGGAGCGCGGCGGCGGTCGAAATCTTCGGACAGGACATCGTCGACCACTACCTCAACGCCGCGCGGCACGAGCAGATGGTCTACGACTCGGTCGTCCACGACTGGGACCGCCAGCGGTACCTCGAGCGGAGCTGACCGGAACCCGGCTGGAGGATGATGGAAGCGACACCGGGGCAGCAGCCACATCGAAACATCGGGGCACGAAGATTCCGTCCGTGGATGGAGCGCACGTCGGGCAGCGGAGGCGTCGGGTGGCGACGGCGACGAGCCGTCGAGCACTCGTCCTCGTCCTCGCCATCGTCAGCGCCGGTTGCACTGGTGTCTCGAGTCCCGGCGGGGTCGGGTCCGGCGCGCCGTCGAACCGGCTGACCTCCACCGGCGCTCAGCCGACCGCACCGCCCACGGTCTGGCCGACCGCGACGCAGAGTCAGACCACGGCGACTCCGGCTGGGACCTACGGGCCAGAGGCGACGACACCTTCGGGGCAGGCCTCCGCGACTCCCGTGACCACCGCTGCGCCGGCCCCGCCGTCGTCTCCGCCGTCGTCACCTCCGTCGGCTCCGCCATCGGTCGTCCCGCTGCCCACCCCCGCCGGCACGGATGTCGTATTCCGGGTGCCGATCCTCATGTACCACCGGATCATCGATCCAGCCCTTGCTCCCGGGTCCCTCGCCGGGCTGTGTGTGCCGCCGCCGGTCTTCCAGGCCCAGATGGACGCCCTCGTCCGCGCCGGCTGGCGTTCGATCACGATGGCGACCCTGGCCGCCGATCTCATGGCGGGGACACCACCGCCCGCCCGCACGTTCGTCATCACCATCGACGACGGGCACCGCGACGGCCTCACGAACGCGTTGCCGATCCTCGTCCGCAACGGGCTCGTCGCGACGTACTACGTCGTCACGGGTCGATTGGGACGAGCGGCCAACCTCCATCCGGGGGACCTGGCCACGCTCGCGGCGGCGGGCATGGAGATCGGCGACCACACCGTGGACCACGTGAACCTGGCGCGCCTGTCAGGACCGGCGCTCGCGCTGCAGATCGGGGCCGCCGCTGACCGCATCGCCGCCCTCGTCGGGAGTCGCCCGATCACCTTTGCCTACCCGTTCGGAGATCGAAATCCCGCGGTCATCGCGGCCGTCCGCGCGGCCGGCCTGCTTGTCGCAGTCACGAATGAGGCGAGCGGTCCGGTCTCGGCCACCAACCGCTTCCTGCTGCCCCGCCTGGAGGTGCGGCCGACGACCACCCCGAGCTTCCTGTTGGCGGAGATGCTCTGGATCGCCGGCTAGTCCGGGTCAACCGGCACCGGGTCAGCCGGCTCGGCCATCCTTGCGTCGAGGCAGATACGTGGCGAGTCCCTCCTCGAGCGGGGTGAGCCGCCGTGGCATCGCCGCCAGCAACGGACCGACGTCGACGGTCGCCGGCTGATTGATGAAGTCGACGGCCGCCGGCGTCAGCGGAGGATTCGGGAGGAACGAGAGCGGCCACGCGGCGAGCTTGACGAGGGGCGTGGGGCCGTGGAGCAGCGGTCGGCGGCGACCCGCCGCGCGCAAGGCAGCGCGCACGATCTCGTTCATCTCGAATGTCTCCGGACCGCCGACCTCGAACGTCCGATCCGCCGCGGCCGGGTCCGAGAGCGCGTCAACCACGAGTCGGCCGATGTCGTCGATGAAGACCGGAGCGAGCAGCTGTCGGCCGTCGTTCGTCAGTGGCACGAAGGGCAACCAGCGGGCGAAGCCGAGGAAGCGGTTGAGCGCTGCATCGCCGGGACCGTAGACCCACGTCGGACGGACGATCGTGAACGTGATCCCGGACTCGCGGACCGCGGTCTCGGCGCGCCACTTCGCCCGGAACCAGTGGTATCGGGCGTCCGGCGCAGCCCCGGCACCCGAGACATAGACGAGCCGGCTCACCCCGGCCGCCTTTGCCGCGGCGACGAGGTGCTCCGTCCCGGCGGCGTCGACCGCCTCAAAGGTCCGGCCGCGGCTCGGCTTCTCCATCGGCATGTCGTCGAATGCGAGCGCGATGACGAGCGCGTCGGCACCCGCGAGCGCCGCGGTGAGGGCGGGGCCGGCATCCGCGGTCGACGCGGCGACGTCCGCCCGGCGGAGTTCGATTCCCGCGGGGACGCGGGTCGCGGCGCGCTCTGGGTGGCGGGACAGGGCGACGACCGCCTCACGGCGCCGGGCCAGCTCTCGGACGACGGCGCTCCCGACGAACCCGGTCCCCCCGGCGACGACGACACTCATGGCATCCTTCCCTGCTACCCCTCGCGACGGACGAGAACAGGCGACCTGAAGATAGCACGTTTTCCGGATTCGCCCCCGCGCCGCACGGATGGGCGGTACCCTTGCGGAACAGGGATCCGCGGCGGAGTCCCGCCATCAGAGGAGGATCGATGAGGCTCGCGGGCAAGGTCTGCATCATCACCGGGGCAGGTGGCGGCATGGGCCGCGTCGCGGCGCTGATGTTCGCGGCCGAAGGGGCGAAGATCGTCGTCGCCGAGTTCAACACCGCCGCCGGCGCCGAGACCGCCCGACTCGTCGGTGCGGCCGGTGGCGATGCGACCTTCGTCAAGGTGGACGTCTCGAACGAGACCGATGCGAAGGCGATGATCGATCACGCGGTCGCGACGTACGGTCGGGTCGATGTCCTCTACAACAACGCGGGGATCATGCCCGAGGCGGACCACTCGGTCGTCGACACGGATGTCGCGACGTGGGACCAGGTCATGGCGATCAACGTCCGCGGCGTGTTCCTCGGCTGCAAGTTCGCCATCCCCCGGATGGTCGAGCAGGGCTCCGGCTCGATCATCAACATCGCGAGCTTCGTCGCCCTCCTCGGCTGCTCGGTCCCACAGGACGCCTACACCGCCTCGAAGGG from Chloroflexota bacterium harbors:
- a CDS encoding glutamine synthetase, with the translated sequence MSDHSHDARHPRLAELEAMVRDGRIDTLIVAITDMQGRLMGKRVQAQAFLDGVIDHGAHFCTYLLGTDMEMNTPDGFALMNWETGYGDWVASPVWDTLRILPWLEKTALVLGDATDEETQAEIPIAPRTILKRQVDLAAKAGFAVKAGSEFEYYVLKESWEESNRRGWGIPERFGYYNEDYHLLQATKAEPLHRLLRNQMTEARIPIEFSKGEAAPGQHEVNIRYDHVLESADRSVIFKHGAKEIAYLNGWGITFMAKPDASWTGSSGHLHMSLWDEPGAHSLTHDPAAGLPYGMSKVFSHFVAGMMRLSRELAIFIAPNINSYKRYASLSWAPVNVVWGRDNRTTGFRVVGHGDALHVEDRFPGGDMNAYLTYAAMVGAGLYGIEHELPLEPEFKGNGYLATGHPRMPRALYEAIPELERSAAAVEIFGQDIVDHYLNAARHEQMVYDSVVHDWDRQRYLERS
- a CDS encoding polysaccharide deacetylase family protein, which produces MATATSRRALVLVLAIVSAGCTGVSSPGGVGSGAPSNRLTSTGAQPTAPPTVWPTATQSQTTATPAGTYGPEATTPSGQASATPVTTAAPAPPSSPPSSPPSAPPSVVPLPTPAGTDVVFRVPILMYHRIIDPALAPGSLAGLCVPPPVFQAQMDALVRAGWRSITMATLAADLMAGTPPPARTFVITIDDGHRDGLTNALPILVRNGLVATYYVVTGRLGRAANLHPGDLATLAAAGMEIGDHTVDHVNLARLSGPALALQIGAAADRIAALVGSRPITFAYPFGDRNPAVIAAVRAAGLLVAVTNEASGPVSATNRFLLPRLEVRPTTTPSFLLAEMLWIAG
- a CDS encoding NAD(P)H-binding protein, whose protein sequence is MSVVVAGGTGFVGSAVVRELARRREAVVALSRHPERAATRVPAGIELRRADVAASTADAGPALTAALAGADALVIALAFDDMPMEKPSRGRTFEAVDAAGTEHLVAAAKAAGVSRLVYVSGAGAAPDARYHWFRAKWRAETAVRESGITFTIVRPTWVYGPGDAALNRFLGFARWLPFVPLTNDGRQLLAPVFIDDIGRLVVDALSDPAAADRTFEVGGPETFEMNEIVRAALRAAGRRRPLLHGPTPLVKLAAWPLSFLPNPPLTPAAVDFINQPATVDVGPLLAAMPRRLTPLEEGLATYLPRRKDGRAG
- a CDS encoding glucose 1-dehydrogenase gives rise to the protein MRLAGKVCIITGAGGGMGRVAALMFAAEGAKIVVAEFNTAAGAETARLVGAAGGDATFVKVDVSNETDAKAMIDHAVATYGRVDVLYNNAGIMPEADHSVVDTDVATWDQVMAINVRGVFLGCKFAIPRMVEQGSGSIINIASFVALLGCSVPQDAYTASKGALLSLTRSLAVQFGPKGVRSNAICPGPVETPLLMDWLVKDAEAKRIRLARNPSGRFGKPEEIVHMAVYLASDESRWTNGAQLVVDGGISVNYF